A single region of the Gephyromycinifex aptenodytis genome encodes:
- a CDS encoding GNAT family N-acetyltransferase: MRYRPPAPLRVNPLDTSDRAAVRALMDLKAYVFQFPRVSEDDIDATIARYTEPGNRVSVVQEQQRPVASFYSFDTSLSVPGGAAVPADAISGVVVLPTHKRRGLLSGWIRADIEAAHERGAVACALYASEAGIYGRFGFGISTGVATATLDVRRGTFQPAGTGSVHIVTGAEALEVLPQVARQAQLANAGSIEPLAAVWRAATQQTPGLPQEDRQRWFAVHHDEAGNPDGVLGYTLADHWESGRGGSTVTLHTLYAASSLAERQLWAHAASIDFTTTVVCSMATADIGLPWWVSDPRAVTFGPIWDGEWTRILDVPAALSARRYPNAAAVTVQVLDDLGPAQGRYRLEVDPSGVGVCTRCESSVDEPDLTLGVAALSSLWLAGGAGVPSLTTLVDTGRVHLRDPHALPALAALFSWPTPARALTHF, translated from the coding sequence GTGAGGTACCGACCCCCAGCGCCACTGCGAGTCAACCCCCTGGACACCAGCGACCGGGCCGCGGTGCGCGCCCTGATGGATCTGAAGGCGTACGTCTTTCAGTTCCCTCGGGTGAGCGAGGACGACATCGACGCCACGATCGCCAGGTACACCGAGCCGGGTAATCGGGTCAGCGTCGTGCAGGAGCAACAGCGCCCGGTCGCATCGTTCTACAGTTTCGACACGTCGCTGTCGGTGCCCGGCGGGGCGGCGGTGCCCGCCGACGCGATCAGCGGCGTGGTGGTGCTGCCGACCCATAAGCGGCGCGGGTTGTTGAGCGGGTGGATCCGCGCTGACATCGAGGCAGCGCATGAGCGTGGAGCGGTCGCGTGTGCGCTGTACGCCTCAGAGGCGGGCATCTACGGTCGGTTCGGTTTCGGTATCTCCACTGGGGTGGCCACGGCCACCCTTGATGTGCGGCGCGGCACGTTCCAGCCCGCTGGTACCGGTTCGGTGCACATCGTCACCGGCGCAGAGGCGCTGGAGGTGTTGCCACAGGTAGCCCGGCAGGCGCAACTGGCGAACGCCGGATCGATCGAGCCGCTGGCGGCGGTGTGGCGGGCCGCGACGCAGCAGACTCCCGGACTGCCGCAGGAGGATCGTCAGCGGTGGTTCGCGGTGCACCACGACGAGGCAGGTAACCCTGACGGTGTGCTGGGGTACACGCTGGCCGACCACTGGGAGTCGGGACGCGGCGGTTCGACCGTCACGCTGCACACCCTGTACGCGGCGAGTTCGCTCGCCGAGCGGCAGCTGTGGGCGCACGCGGCCTCGATCGACTTCACCACAACAGTCGTGTGCTCGATGGCCACTGCCGACATCGGCCTGCCGTGGTGGGTGAGTGACCCGCGCGCGGTGACGTTCGGGCCGATCTGGGACGGGGAGTGGACTCGCATCCTCGACGTGCCTGCCGCGTTGTCGGCGCGTCGCTACCCGAACGCGGCAGCGGTGACGGTGCAGGTGCTGGACGACCTCGGGCCCGCTCAAGGCCGGTACCGTCTCGAGGTCGACCCCAGCGGTGTTGGGGTGTGCACCCGCTGCGAGTCGAGTGTGGACGAGCCGGACCTGACCCTTGGGGTCGCGGCGTTGAGTTCGCTGTGGCTGGCCGGCGGCGCCGGGGTGCCGTCCCTGACCACCCTCGTCGACACCGGCCGGGTACACCTACGCGACCCGCACGCACTGCCCGCCCTGGCCGCCTTGTTCAGTTGGCCGACCCCTGCCCGCGCCCTCACCCACTTCTGA
- a CDS encoding GNAT family N-acetyltransferase: MSDWTMSPPALPDGWTAREPDERDIAPLAMLRAAVTRAATGGGTPSVSTVLSEVTEAGSWTRRQIVVFDPEGELRGWAAAHDRAAGRTLVHVTVDPALAEEVADGLAQALFDWIEQAAIGFAKLRGLEGTQLDSGSYADDPRQRRWLDKSGYTPTRRWLQMNRPITETDTDLETLPKVREGVEVRRIRVRNNGLPVAADIQAVHWVLEASFADHFNSYRESFPEFAHRLQEDPGHSWDNWWLASVEVDGKKITGGAIVATMLTPDASGETGAYVEYIGVHRQARGRGVAKALLATIINVAANRGDNRVGLEVDDDSPTQADQLYRSLGWETSYVTESWHKEI, from the coding sequence ATGAGCGACTGGACGATGTCCCCACCCGCACTACCTGACGGGTGGACCGCACGAGAACCCGATGAACGCGATATAGCGCCGCTGGCGATGCTGCGCGCTGCCGTGACGCGGGCTGCCACGGGCGGTGGGACGCCTTCGGTGTCTACCGTGCTCTCGGAAGTCACCGAGGCTGGTTCGTGGACCCGGCGCCAGATCGTCGTCTTCGACCCCGAGGGGGAACTGCGGGGCTGGGCTGCTGCGCACGACCGGGCAGCCGGGCGCACGCTGGTGCATGTCACCGTCGATCCCGCCTTGGCGGAGGAGGTCGCCGACGGCCTCGCGCAAGCCCTGTTCGATTGGATCGAGCAAGCGGCCATCGGGTTTGCGAAGCTGCGCGGCCTGGAGGGCACACAGCTCGATTCCGGCAGCTACGCCGACGACCCACGGCAGCGGCGCTGGTTGGATAAATCCGGTTACACGCCCACCCGGCGCTGGCTGCAGATGAACCGGCCCATCACCGAGACCGACACCGACCTGGAGACCTTGCCCAAGGTTCGCGAGGGTGTCGAAGTGCGCCGGATTCGGGTCCGCAACAACGGCCTGCCGGTGGCTGCCGACATCCAGGCAGTGCACTGGGTCCTGGAGGCCTCGTTCGCCGACCACTTCAACTCCTACCGGGAGAGCTTCCCCGAGTTTGCACACCGTCTGCAGGAGGACCCCGGTCACTCCTGGGACAACTGGTGGCTCGCCTCAGTCGAGGTCGATGGCAAAAAGATCACCGGCGGTGCCATCGTCGCCACGATGCTGACCCCGGACGCTTCAGGGGAAACCGGCGCCTACGTCGAATACATCGGGGTGCACCGTCAGGCGCGCGGTCGCGGCGTCGCCAAGGCGCTGCTGGCCACGATCATCAACGTCGCCGCGAACCGTGGCGACAACCGGGTCGGGCTCGAGGTCGACGACGATTCACCGACCCAGGCCGACCAGTTGTACCGCTCCCTGGGCTGGGAGACCTCCTACGTGACCGAGTCCTGGCACAAGGAGATCTGA
- a CDS encoding pyridoxal phosphate-dependent aminotransferase, producing the protein MTAMTFPALSLRGQVEPFHVMEVLKAAGRRAATHGDVIPLCVGQPSTPAPAAVRAAAAAALETEVLGYTDAVGTPQLRAAIADHYGQRYDLSIDPDQVVVTTGSSGGFTALFLAAFDPGDVVAMARPGYPAYRNTLAALGVRVLELDCGPQQRYAPTVAMLDQLAAAGDTPKGLILASPANPTGTLVEEERLAQIATWCQEHGTLLISDEIYHGITYERSAACAWQFSRSAALVGSFSKYFSMTGWRLGWLVLPEVYVRPVELLLGNLNLCAPAISQAAALAAFTPQARAECESHVQRYARNREVLLRRLPELGVTAVAPPDGAFYVYADISHVTGDSTRWCAEVLDATGVAITPGVDFAPVGAASPSPLDGSRFVRLSFAGETSAIDEALTRLAGHIARH; encoded by the coding sequence ATGACTGCCATGACTTTTCCTGCCCTGTCCTTGCGTGGCCAGGTCGAGCCCTTCCACGTCATGGAGGTGCTCAAAGCGGCAGGTCGGCGGGCTGCGACCCACGGCGACGTCATCCCGCTGTGCGTTGGGCAGCCCTCGACACCCGCGCCGGCAGCGGTCCGCGCGGCGGCGGCCGCCGCGCTGGAAACAGAGGTGTTGGGCTACACCGACGCCGTTGGTACCCCGCAGTTGCGCGCCGCGATCGCCGACCACTACGGGCAGCGGTACGACCTGAGCATCGACCCGGACCAGGTCGTCGTCACCACCGGCTCATCTGGGGGATTCACGGCGTTGTTCCTGGCCGCGTTCGACCCGGGGGATGTGGTCGCGATGGCCCGCCCGGGGTACCCGGCCTACCGGAACACCCTCGCGGCGCTGGGCGTGCGGGTGCTGGAGCTGGATTGCGGCCCGCAGCAGCGGTACGCCCCCACCGTGGCGATGCTCGATCAGCTCGCAGCTGCGGGGGATACGCCTAAGGGTCTGATCCTGGCCTCCCCGGCCAACCCCACCGGCACCCTGGTCGAGGAGGAACGCCTGGCGCAGATCGCCACCTGGTGCCAGGAGCACGGGACGCTGCTCATCAGCGACGAGATCTATCACGGCATCACCTATGAGCGGTCGGCTGCGTGCGCGTGGCAGTTCTCCCGCTCGGCGGCGCTGGTGGGCTCGTTCAGTAAGTACTTCTCGATGACGGGGTGGCGACTGGGTTGGCTGGTGCTGCCCGAGGTGTATGTGCGTCCGGTGGAGTTGCTGCTGGGCAACCTCAACCTGTGCGCACCGGCGATCTCGCAGGCGGCGGCGCTGGCAGCGTTCACCCCGCAAGCCCGGGCCGAGTGCGAGTCGCATGTGCAGCGTTACGCCCGCAACCGTGAGGTGCTGCTGCGGCGTCTGCCGGAGCTTGGCGTCACCGCGGTCGCGCCACCGGACGGCGCGTTCTATGTCTACGCCGACATCTCCCACGTGACCGGCGACTCCACCCGGTGGTGCGCCGAAGTGCTCGACGCGACCGGTGTCGCGATCACGCCCGGTGTGGACTTCGCGCCGGTGGGTGCGGCCTCACCCAGCCCGCTGGACGGCAGCCGTTTCGTCCGGCTGAGTTTTGCGGGGGAGACCAGCGCCATCGATGAAGCGCTCACTCGCCTCGCCGGGCACATCGCCCGGCACTGA
- a CDS encoding YidH family protein, with protein sequence MSTAARKWPARVYRDGNEPDPRFSLANERTFLAWIRTSLALLVAAAALDVVPLSLPEVVQQIAAVGLALSGAAAAAQAWFGWARTERALRHGGPLPSNPMTLPLVAVLMAIAVVLLLAALGVGG encoded by the coding sequence ATGAGCACTGCGGCAAGAAAGTGGCCGGCGCGGGTCTACCGCGACGGCAACGAGCCCGACCCACGATTCTCCCTGGCCAACGAGCGCACGTTCCTGGCTTGGATTCGTACCTCCCTGGCGCTCCTGGTGGCCGCCGCAGCCCTCGATGTCGTGCCGTTGTCGCTGCCGGAGGTGGTGCAACAGATCGCTGCCGTGGGACTGGCCCTGTCCGGGGCCGCCGCAGCCGCACAAGCCTGGTTCGGTTGGGCACGCACCGAACGCGCCTTACGCCACGGCGGGCCGCTGCCCAGCAACCCGATGACGTTGCCGCTGGTGGCAGTGCTCATGGCGATCGCGGTGGTGCTGCTGCTGGCCGCGCTCGGCGTCGGCGGATGA
- a CDS encoding DUF2871 family protein: MLTTLYRSAVAWTGIGLAGGLAYREITRSHAFTGTTQLALVHTHALALGTTIMLVLLALAAAFDLGQDRRFGWGVHTWNLGLALTTTMLAVKGTLQILNPAAADSAAFAGIAGLGHIALTAAFILLLLSVGTQVRARSAATGAALSAQPTGALA; encoded by the coding sequence ATGCTCACCACGTTGTACCGAAGTGCCGTCGCCTGGACCGGGATCGGTCTTGCCGGAGGACTCGCCTACCGAGAGATCACCCGCAGCCACGCCTTCACCGGCACCACCCAGCTCGCGCTCGTGCACACCCACGCGCTGGCCCTGGGAACCACGATCATGCTCGTCCTACTCGCCCTGGCTGCCGCCTTCGACCTCGGGCAGGATCGCCGGTTCGGCTGGGGCGTGCACACCTGGAACCTCGGGTTGGCGCTGACGACAACGATGCTGGCCGTCAAGGGCACCCTGCAGATCCTCAACCCAGCCGCTGCTGACTCTGCTGCGTTCGCCGGCATCGCCGGGCTGGGCCACATCGCGCTCACTGCAGCGTTCATCCTGCTCCTGCTCAGCGTCGGCACCCAGGTCCGCGCGCGCAGCGCGGCCACCGGCGCGGCCCTGTCTGCACAACCGACAGGAGCCCTGGCATGA
- a CDS encoding UbiA family prenyltransferase, with protein sequence MLRHLAGSCHLGPTVAVTLLAAALGAGSDLKPVRLLLVAAAVFFGQLTIGWGNDLLDLPRDRAAGRRDKPLTDGRLQPQVVRSAIGVAALGLLLCSVPLGYRSALVHIVLVVGSGWAYNLWLKRTLASFVPYAVAFGALPAVITLTRNPPLCPPEWMVLTGALLGVGAHALNVLPDLDDDAATGVRGLPHALGERGLRLLASLALLGGVVCTVLGARLRSDLALIVLGLSAVLAVTTVRASGRTPFIAAVGIAFLLVWVLLLGA encoded by the coding sequence GTGCTCCGACATCTGGCTGGTTCGTGCCATCTCGGGCCGACGGTCGCGGTGACGTTGCTCGCCGCTGCGCTGGGCGCCGGTAGCGACCTGAAGCCCGTCCGACTCCTGCTCGTGGCAGCCGCAGTCTTCTTCGGGCAGTTGACGATCGGCTGGGGCAACGACCTTCTCGACCTGCCCCGGGACCGCGCTGCCGGTCGGCGCGACAAGCCGTTGACCGACGGTCGACTCCAGCCCCAGGTGGTCCGCTCGGCCATCGGCGTCGCGGCGCTCGGCCTGCTGTTGTGCTCGGTGCCGCTCGGTTACAGGTCGGCGCTCGTCCATATCGTCCTCGTCGTGGGATCGGGCTGGGCGTACAACCTGTGGCTCAAGCGCACCCTCGCGTCCTTTGTCCCGTACGCAGTCGCGTTCGGGGCACTGCCGGCAGTGATCACCCTAACCAGGAACCCCCCGTTGTGCCCCCCGGAATGGATGGTGCTGACCGGCGCCCTGCTGGGGGTGGGCGCTCACGCGCTCAACGTTCTTCCCGACCTCGACGACGACGCCGCCACCGGGGTTAGGGGGCTACCGCACGCTCTCGGGGAGCGCGGGCTGCGCCTTTTGGCGTCGCTGGCGCTGCTCGGCGGGGTGGTGTGCACGGTCCTGGGCGCGAGACTGCGCAGCGACCTTGCGCTGATTGTGCTGGGCCTTTCTGCGGTGCTGGCCGTTACTACGGTGCGCGCCAGCGGCCGCACCCCGTTCATCGCGGCGGTGGGGATCGCGTTCCTTCTGGTCTGGGTGCTGCTGCTGGGTGCCTGA
- a CDS encoding polysaccharide deacetylase family protein, whose translation MSALRGPRSVLAAGALALVVFVPVVAGNAEAAPVRPRGPVAATPTSAPERKPARRSTAQAGAKPKSAATLSAVAKPSRAGAQRPRTRTVPRAKAGATAAPTRRSSSSPTRSRTSNKVVYLTFDDGPNRVTTPKVLALLKKHDAKATFFMVGDQAQGTGKAALVRRVRAAGHAVGSHTYSHPALTTLPSEQIRRELRRTDALIGRTTCMRPPGGATNSTVASIARTEGKRVVLWNVDTMDWRRPGAAAILTETMSSTRPGSVVLMHDGGGPRAQTVQALAEALPRLAAQGYRFETLPSCRVGQQRRAGK comes from the coding sequence ATGTCTGCCCTACGTGGCCCGCGCAGTGTTCTGGCTGCGGGAGCCTTGGCTCTGGTCGTCTTCGTCCCGGTTGTGGCCGGAAATGCCGAGGCCGCGCCGGTTCGCCCGAGAGGTCCCGTGGCGGCCACCCCCACATCAGCGCCGGAGAGGAAACCGGCACGGCGGAGTACGGCTCAGGCGGGGGCGAAGCCGAAGAGCGCCGCGACGCTGTCGGCTGTCGCGAAGCCGTCCCGGGCGGGCGCGCAACGACCGCGAACCAGGACGGTCCCGCGCGCCAAAGCTGGTGCCACTGCCGCGCCGACTCGACGTAGTTCCTCGTCGCCCACCCGCTCCCGTACCAGCAACAAGGTCGTCTACTTGACCTTTGACGACGGACCCAACCGCGTCACCACCCCCAAGGTGTTGGCGTTGCTGAAGAAGCACGACGCCAAGGCGACGTTCTTCATGGTCGGTGACCAGGCGCAGGGCACTGGGAAGGCGGCACTGGTGCGTCGGGTTCGAGCCGCCGGGCACGCCGTTGGCAGCCACACCTACTCCCACCCTGCGTTGACGACTCTGCCCAGCGAACAGATCCGCCGAGAACTGCGCCGAACAGACGCGCTCATCGGGCGTACGACATGCATGCGTCCACCCGGCGGCGCCACCAACAGCACGGTCGCCTCGATCGCGCGCACCGAGGGTAAGCGGGTCGTGCTGTGGAACGTCGACACGATGGACTGGCGTCGCCCCGGCGCCGCGGCCATCCTCACCGAGACCATGAGCTCGACTCGGCCGGGAAGCGTCGTTCTCATGCATGACGGGGGCGGGCCGCGCGCGCAAACCGTGCAGGCGCTGGCCGAAGCCCTGCCGCGGCTGGCCGCGCAGGGCTACCGCTTCGAGACGTTGCCTTCCTGCCGGGTAGGCCAGCAGCGTCGGGCCGGGAAGTAA
- a CDS encoding MFS transporter, protein MSTAQHSAPTLTGRSRWIALGVLAAALAMIILDGSIVGIALPRIITDLNLDLTDAQWVNSLYSMIFAALLLSFGSLGDHRGRRNVLVVGVLLFTGASVAAALATGAGSLIAARAVQGIGGAMVLPATLSTVNATFRGRDRAVAFGIWGAVMSGAAAVGPLLGGWLTTSWSWRWIFWVNLPIGLAVITGALLVVPNTHGAKSGPGIDVDGLLTSSIGLGLLVFGLIEGTSLGWWTPRTEFSLFGITWPSNAPVSVVPVAIGLGLAFIVLFWLWERHRAGNGRAALLDLRLWSIPTFTWGNLAATMVAAGEFALVFILPLYLVNAAGLSVMGAGFVLATMALGAFISGASARHLAERTTPTRVVILGLGLEVVGVIAALFAMGPHRPAWIIAAVLAVYGIGLGLASAQLTSTVLRDVPPAQSGAGSATQSTFRQVGAALGAASAGTCLAIALDGLLPGRLSAIAGLPATAAAHLATATRDSAGGIIEGIRASGVSGEFGNLGPAVADVLATTFTDAARVSLLTAGVFLALGLIGALRVDRVARTNADAAAQATAAGASSSSAVSAPAQG, encoded by the coding sequence ATGAGCACGGCCCAACACTCAGCTCCTACCCTCACCGGACGCTCTCGGTGGATCGCCCTCGGTGTCCTTGCCGCAGCTCTGGCGATGATCATCCTCGACGGTTCCATCGTCGGGATCGCGCTGCCGCGCATCATCACCGACCTGAACCTGGACCTGACCGACGCGCAGTGGGTGAACAGCCTCTACTCGATGATCTTCGCCGCGCTGCTGCTCAGCTTCGGCTCCCTGGGCGATCACCGTGGCCGCCGTAACGTCCTGGTCGTCGGGGTGCTCCTCTTCACCGGCGCCAGCGTCGCCGCTGCGCTGGCAACCGGCGCAGGCTCCCTCATCGCCGCACGCGCCGTGCAAGGCATCGGCGGGGCGATGGTTCTGCCCGCGACCTTGTCCACGGTCAACGCCACCTTCCGTGGCCGCGACCGGGCCGTCGCCTTCGGCATCTGGGGTGCGGTCATGTCCGGCGCCGCCGCCGTCGGCCCACTGCTCGGCGGCTGGCTGACGACATCGTGGAGCTGGCGCTGGATCTTCTGGGTGAACCTGCCGATCGGCCTGGCCGTCATCACCGGCGCGCTGTTGGTCGTCCCGAACACCCACGGCGCCAAGAGCGGACCCGGCATCGACGTCGACGGGCTGCTGACCAGCAGCATCGGCCTCGGCTTGCTCGTCTTCGGCCTCATCGAAGGCACCAGCCTGGGCTGGTGGACCCCGCGCACGGAGTTCTCCCTGTTCGGCATCACCTGGCCCAGCAACGCACCGGTCTCGGTAGTGCCGGTCGCCATCGGGCTCGGTCTGGCGTTCATCGTTCTGTTCTGGCTGTGGGAGCGCCACCGCGCCGGCAACGGCCGTGCGGCGCTGTTGGACCTGCGGCTGTGGAGCATCCCCACCTTCACCTGGGGCAACCTGGCCGCGACAATGGTCGCCGCCGGTGAGTTCGCCCTCGTGTTCATCCTGCCGCTTTACCTGGTCAACGCGGCAGGTCTGAGCGTCATGGGTGCCGGTTTCGTTCTCGCCACGATGGCGCTCGGGGCGTTCATCTCCGGCGCCAGCGCCCGTCACCTCGCTGAACGCACCACCCCGACCCGGGTGGTCATCCTCGGTCTGGGCCTGGAAGTGGTCGGGGTCATCGCGGCCCTGTTCGCGATGGGCCCGCACCGTCCGGCGTGGATCATCGCGGCGGTGCTGGCGGTGTACGGAATCGGCCTGGGTCTGGCCTCGGCACAGCTCACCTCGACGGTGCTGCGTGACGTTCCCCCGGCCCAGTCAGGTGCAGGTTCTGCCACCCAGAGCACCTTCCGGCAGGTCGGCGCCGCCCTCGGAGCGGCGAGCGCCGGAACCTGCCTGGCGATCGCTCTCGACGGTTTGCTCCCCGGCCGGCTGAGCGCCATTGCGGGCCTGCCCGCCACAGCCGCCGCCCATCTGGCCACCGCCACCCGCGACAGCGCCGGCGGCATCATCGAGGGCATTCGGGCCTCCGGGGTGAGCGGCGAATTCGGTAACCTCGGCCCGGCCGTGGCCGACGTGCTGGCGACAACCTTCACCGATGCAGCCCGGGTCTCTCTTCTTACCGCCGGTGTCTTCCTGGCGCTCGGCTTGATCGGGGCGTTGCGCGTGGACCGGGTCGCCCGCACCAACGCCGACGCAGCGGCGCAGGCCACTGCTGCCGGCGCTTCATCGTCCTCGGCCGTGTCAGCCCCGGCGCAAGGATGA
- a CDS encoding type II toxin-antitoxin system Phd/YefM family antitoxin: MPLSIQREATSSDRKKVGVRDFKAHLSAYVERAANGEPIVITDRGRPVAMLTPLAGDPLVGRLIDDGLAISVNGQVF; the protein is encoded by the coding sequence GTGCCCCTTTCAATCCAGAGGGAAGCAACCTCGAGTGATCGCAAGAAGGTAGGAGTCCGGGACTTCAAGGCGCACTTGTCAGCTTATGTCGAACGTGCCGCCAACGGGGAGCCCATTGTCATCACCGACCGTGGTCGACCGGTAGCGATGCTCACCCCGCTGGCCGGTGATCCGCTGGTCGGCCGCCTCATCGACGACGGTTTGGCCATCTCAGTGAACGGACAGGTCTTCTGA
- a CDS encoding HAD family hydrolase — translation MADELHPGVIFDVDGTLLDTNYLHVVAWIRALRAHGHHDVTMQAVHGAIGIASGDLVEHLTGAADEAISQAHSDFYQPFRDDVQAFPHAADLLRACREAGLRVVIATSGDKDDLDWMLPAIGVDQDVLDGVTTSGDVETAKPAPEIMQVAMEAAGLDPKRTVAVGDTVWDVQAATRAGIRCVALTCGGISEAALTNAGAAEVYAVASELLRTLDTSLLSSLTRRTQDD, via the coding sequence ATGGCTGACGAACTGCACCCCGGCGTCATTTTCGATGTCGACGGCACCTTGCTCGACACGAACTATCTGCATGTGGTGGCGTGGATTCGCGCGCTGCGTGCGCACGGCCACCATGACGTGACGATGCAGGCGGTGCACGGCGCCATCGGGATCGCCAGCGGCGACCTGGTGGAGCACCTCACCGGAGCTGCGGACGAGGCGATCAGCCAGGCGCACTCGGACTTCTACCAGCCGTTCCGGGACGACGTGCAGGCGTTTCCGCACGCCGCGGACCTGCTGCGGGCGTGCCGGGAAGCGGGTCTTCGCGTCGTCATCGCAACCAGTGGCGACAAGGACGACCTGGACTGGATGCTGCCCGCGATCGGGGTGGATCAGGACGTCCTGGATGGCGTGACGACCTCCGGCGATGTCGAGACGGCCAAACCGGCGCCCGAGATCATGCAGGTGGCGATGGAGGCGGCAGGCCTGGACCCGAAGCGAACGGTGGCGGTGGGCGACACCGTGTGGGATGTGCAGGCGGCTACCCGCGCCGGTATCCGGTGCGTGGCCCTGACCTGCGGCGGCATCAGTGAAGCCGCGTTGACCAACGCTGGCGCCGCCGAGGTCTACGCCGTCGCCAGCGAACTCCTGCGCACCTTGGACACCAGCCTCCTGTCGAGCCTGACCCGGCGCACGCAGGACGACTGA
- a CDS encoding sensor histidine kinase: MSDEPAEGQVPQMAVRSRHGADPKAEGDPERVLAALAAVQHLLFLGLLALCTVLAVTDGAAPLWVAAGVAVTLAWYALGLHLGSRAPGRGVWWLLGLTACWLLLVTTSPSFVWLGFPLWLLAGHFLSLAWGVAFVAAVLAVVLSAPLGHGHDLTVAAVLGPTVGAVFALTLSRGEHHLMRDSLERAHLVRSLLRAQSESEELQAELVATQRESGVLAERARLSRDIHDTLAQGFSSIVLLARAGRLQDEQSALETLARIERVAGDNLDEARRVVGALAPRDLDSGLVAALHRQVNALAPELVGELRLDGDVSSIPTTLEVTLLRTVQGALANVRSHAAASRVVITLSRTDDSVLLDVVDDGCGFDAESWWGNAPRDISQGGYGLRAIRTRLRELSGDLEVSSSPGEGTALSAWLPLAAAGEEDA; the protein is encoded by the coding sequence GTGAGTGACGAACCAGCGGAAGGGCAGGTGCCGCAGATGGCGGTCCGCAGCCGGCACGGCGCCGACCCGAAGGCTGAAGGTGACCCCGAACGGGTACTTGCGGCGCTCGCCGCGGTACAACACCTGCTCTTCCTCGGGCTGCTTGCCCTGTGCACCGTCCTGGCCGTCACCGACGGCGCAGCGCCGCTGTGGGTCGCCGCGGGCGTCGCTGTCACCCTCGCCTGGTACGCCCTGGGCCTGCACCTGGGCTCGCGTGCCCCCGGCCGCGGCGTGTGGTGGCTGCTCGGCCTGACCGCGTGCTGGTTACTACTCGTCACAACCTCACCGAGCTTCGTCTGGCTCGGATTCCCGCTGTGGCTGCTAGCCGGACACTTCCTTTCCCTGGCCTGGGGGGTGGCGTTCGTCGCTGCCGTGCTCGCCGTCGTGCTGAGCGCGCCTCTGGGCCACGGGCACGACCTGACCGTGGCCGCAGTACTGGGCCCCACCGTCGGCGCCGTCTTCGCGCTGACCCTGTCCCGAGGCGAGCACCACCTGATGCGCGACAGCCTGGAGCGGGCCCACCTGGTGCGCTCCCTGCTGCGAGCCCAGTCAGAAAGTGAAGAACTGCAGGCTGAACTCGTCGCCACCCAGCGAGAATCGGGCGTCCTGGCCGAACGTGCCCGCCTATCGCGGGACATCCACGACACCCTGGCCCAAGGGTTTTCCTCGATCGTGCTGCTGGCGCGCGCCGGCCGCCTGCAGGATGAGCAGTCGGCGCTGGAGACGCTGGCCCGCATCGAACGGGTCGCCGGAGACAACCTCGATGAAGCCCGGCGGGTGGTCGGCGCGTTGGCCCCCCGCGACCTGGACTCCGGGCTCGTCGCGGCGCTTCACCGTCAGGTCAACGCCCTCGCGCCCGAACTCGTCGGGGAGCTGCGCCTGGATGGCGATGTCTCGAGCATTCCGACCACGCTTGAGGTGACGCTGCTGCGCACCGTGCAGGGCGCACTGGCGAATGTGCGCTCACACGCTGCTGCTTCCCGGGTGGTCATCACCCTCTCCCGCACGGACGACTCCGTGCTGCTGGACGTCGTCGATGACGGGTGCGGTTTCGATGCTGAGAGTTGGTGGGGGAACGCACCCCGCGACATCAGCCAGGGTGGTTACGGTCTGCGGGCGATCCGCACCCGGCTTCGAGAGTTGAGCGGCGACCTCGAAGTGAGCTCGAGTCCTGGTGAAGGAACTGCCTTGTCGGCGTGGTTGCCGCTGGCTGCCGCCGGTGAGGAGGACGCATGA
- a CDS encoding DUF202 domain-containing protein, which translates to MKPRTRGPVDDGLQQERTILAWDRTGLALIAAAVGVGRHALGQLGALIIVPCAIVATCGMWIVLVSWRQQRLASDSAVDPGFFVVRDGRLFAGVAALMGLLCLFEAVAAVAEMLTHHG; encoded by the coding sequence ATGAAACCGCGCACCCGTGGCCCTGTCGATGACGGCCTGCAGCAAGAACGGACCATCCTGGCCTGGGACCGCACCGGCCTGGCGTTGATCGCCGCCGCAGTCGGCGTCGGGCGGCACGCCCTGGGTCAGTTGGGCGCGCTCATCATCGTCCCGTGCGCGATCGTGGCCACCTGCGGAATGTGGATCGTGCTGGTCTCGTGGCGCCAGCAACGCCTCGCCAGCGATTCCGCCGTCGACCCCGGTTTCTTCGTGGTCCGCGACGGGCGGCTTTTCGCCGGAGTCGCTGCCCTGATGGGGCTGCTGTGCCTCTTCGAGGCCGTTGCGGCGGTGGCTGAAATGCTCACCCATCACGGCTGA